A stretch of the Sulfurimonas sp. HSL-1656 genome encodes the following:
- the putP gene encoding sodium/proline symporter PutP: protein MQTPVLISFGLYMLVMVAIGLYFYFKTEDLGDYVLGGRGLGPGVTALSAGASDMSGWLLLGLPGMMYSDGIAGSWIAVGLLIGAYLNWHYVARPLRIMTHRLDDAITIPDYFANRFGDAKGHLRVITALVILLFYTLYTSSGLVGGAKLFEATFHLDYAVALAVGSFIIVSYTFLGGYNAVSWTDFIQGILMMLALIVTPAVVITHLGGLSAALELIESIDPSHLDIVHGTGVIGILSLMAWGLGYFGQPHILVRFMSIRSEDEMHHAKAIGMGWMGLSILGSLAVGFFGLAYVVSSGTDLTDPEKIFITLSQLLFNPWIAGFLLAAILAAIMSTIDSQLLVSSSVLTRDIYHAVLRKNATNRELVWIGRATVIIIALIAWYLSTDKNSSVLSLVAYAWAGFGAAFGPLIILSLYRRDITKGGAIAGMVTGALTVIVWKQLEGGLFELYELLPGFIAGWVAIRLVSPMTPPVPASILERVDATSREYKRRKAAR, encoded by the coding sequence ATGCAGACACCCGTACTGATCTCGTTCGGCCTTTACATGCTTGTGATGGTGGCCATCGGCCTCTATTTCTACTTTAAAACCGAGGACCTCGGCGACTATGTTCTCGGCGGGCGGGGTCTCGGTCCCGGCGTCACGGCGCTGAGCGCGGGGGCCTCGGATATGAGCGGCTGGCTCCTGCTCGGGCTCCCGGGCATGATGTACAGCGACGGGATCGCCGGCAGCTGGATCGCCGTCGGTCTGCTCATCGGTGCCTACCTGAACTGGCACTACGTCGCCCGGCCGCTGCGCATCATGACCCACCGCCTTGACGATGCGATCACGATTCCCGACTACTTCGCCAACCGTTTCGGCGATGCCAAGGGCCATCTGCGCGTCATCACGGCCCTCGTGATCCTGCTCTTCTATACCCTCTACACCTCCTCGGGCCTCGTCGGCGGGGCAAAGCTCTTTGAAGCAACCTTCCACCTCGACTACGCCGTCGCGCTCGCCGTCGGCAGTTTCATCATCGTCTCCTACACCTTCCTCGGCGGCTACAACGCCGTCAGCTGGACCGACTTCATCCAGGGGATCTTGATGATGCTCGCCCTCATCGTCACGCCCGCCGTCGTCATCACCCACCTGGGCGGCCTCTCCGCCGCCCTGGAGCTGATCGAGTCGATCGACCCGTCCCACCTCGACATCGTCCACGGCACCGGCGTCATCGGGATCCTCTCCCTGATGGCCTGGGGGCTGGGCTATTTCGGGCAGCCCCACATCCTCGTACGCTTCATGTCGATCCGCAGCGAGGACGAGATGCACCACGCCAAGGCGATCGGCATGGGGTGGATGGGCCTCTCCATTCTCGGCTCGCTGGCCGTCGGTTTCTTCGGCCTCGCCTATGTCGTCTCGTCGGGAACAGACCTCACCGATCCCGAAAAGATCTTCATCACCCTCTCGCAGCTGCTCTTCAACCCCTGGATCGCCGGCTTCCTTCTCGCCGCCATCCTCGCCGCCATCATGAGTACGATCGATTCACAGCTGCTGGTCTCCTCGTCGGTCCTGACACGCGACATCTACCACGCCGTCCTGCGCAAAAACGCGACGAACAGAGAGCTGGTCTGGATCGGCCGGGCCACGGTCATAATAATCGCACTGATCGCCTGGTACCTCTCGACGGACAAAAACTCCAGCGTCCTTTCCCTCGTTGCCTACGCCTGGGCCGGCTTCGGTGCGGCCTTCGGACCGCTGATCATTCTCTCCCTCTACCGCCGTGACATCACCAAAGGGGGTGCAATCGCCGGGATGGTGACAGGTGCTCTCACGGTCATCGTCTGGAAACAGCTTGAGGGGGGTCTGTTTGAGCTCTACGAGCTGCTGCCGGGCTTTATAGCCGGCTGGGTCGCCATCCGGCTCGTTTCACCGATGACCCCGCCTGTTCCCGCTTCGATCCTTGAAAGGGTCGATGCCACAAGCAGAGAGTACAAACGCCGAAAAGCGGCAAGGTAG
- a CDS encoding bifunctional proline dehydrogenase/L-glutamate gamma-semialdehyde dehydrogenase has protein sequence MPIPPELFEETKTVARRWQEEISHHIGKEEQRLHTMMQRMLKNPINKIFLIELLDQSFRSKDPDRVADQLEYIFEKYKSTDFFSHFEQILIWLFRDVGIYVSSLSVPMFINYLRNDISSIVIQGEDPVLSKHMKARRAEGTRVNINVIGEVVHSEAEAERRVEKYIALLENPDIDYLSLKISNMFSQILPLAHDNNVAHVSSRLERVYRAAVANPCRDSEGKAQPKFVNLDMEEYRDVRITIDAFKKVLSREEFAQLHAGIVVQAYLPDALTYIRELADWAKVRVDAGGAPIKIRIVKGANQEMELTEASLRGWPNVTYAHKAESDANYKKAMDYLLDPAVAPYVHTGVASHNLFDHALAMLLAKARGVEPYVTAEMLEGMSEAAYRLLKAEGRSVILYAPTATKETFTNAIAYLVRRFDENTAEQNFLRHSFGLRVDTPEWELLVKTFDDAVALIPSLSEAPNRTQDRTRPIEKSDIDPAVYHFENEPDTDFILPANRAWAEAIRDKWQHIGERGGFSAYPVVGGKVVQRDETVTVIDKSQYYEGKRAGAYVEATPEDMKSAIATAKADPDGWRALTPHARQKIMMEVAHKIRLARGDLIGVAAAEVGKVFTETDVEVSEAIDFVNFYPYSVTKLDGLTGVEARGKGVGLVISPWNFPVAIPTGGIAAALAAGNTVILKPAEASILTAYRLCQCFWEAGVSMNTLQFIPGRGSEVGKHMIPSEAIDFTIFTGGEETAYRIIKARPGIHLSAETGGKDATIVTAMADRDQAIGHVMASAFHNSGQKCSATSLLVLEKELYDDAEYKRQLKEAAESMQTGSVWDFSNRVGTLVDRPAGKLEHAIETLDEGEEWLLAPDYADQGNPYMLKPSIRWGTAPGDFCHMNELFGPVLSVMRAEDLEEAIAIVNATGYGLTSGLESLDRREQEQWKTALLAGNLYINRGTTGAIVLRQPFGGMRKSAIGSGRKAGGFNYVSQFMQITYRETNLYESCSTPFTDRMRVMLQRDTVFHDECERGLRHLCHFAHWYETEFMKPHDYAHIRGESNVIRYLPVASVLLRLEEGDSLEESLATIMAVRMVGARLHISLPEHSKQAEFLWLESKQASLLGEHDTITRDSEAVLIDRIPHYERVRFLRPENVSPALFNAVTDRAVYIAREPFVAHGRIELMHYFIEQSISNSYHRYGNLGIAGLHPDEEV, from the coding sequence ATGCCCATACCTCCCGAACTGTTCGAAGAGACCAAAACCGTTGCACGCCGTTGGCAGGAGGAGATCTCGCACCATATCGGGAAGGAGGAGCAGAGACTGCATACGATGATGCAGCGCATGCTGAAAAACCCCATCAACAAGATCTTTCTCATCGAGCTGCTCGACCAGAGCTTCCGTTCCAAAGACCCCGACCGGGTCGCCGACCAGCTCGAATACATCTTCGAAAAATACAAAAGTACGGATTTCTTCAGCCACTTCGAGCAGATCCTTATCTGGCTCTTCCGCGACGTCGGCATCTACGTCAGCTCCCTCTCGGTCCCCATGTTCATCAACTACCTGCGCAACGACATCAGCAGCATTGTCATCCAGGGCGAAGATCCTGTCCTTTCCAAGCACATGAAAGCGCGCCGCGCAGAGGGGACCCGGGTCAACATCAACGTCATCGGCGAGGTCGTCCACAGCGAGGCCGAGGCGGAACGCCGGGTCGAAAAATATATCGCGCTGCTCGAGAACCCCGATATCGACTACCTCTCGCTCAAGATCTCCAACATGTTCTCGCAGATCCTTCCCCTGGCCCACGACAACAACGTCGCGCATGTCTCCTCCCGGCTGGAGCGGGTCTACCGGGCGGCCGTCGCCAACCCCTGCCGCGACAGTGAGGGAAAGGCACAGCCCAAGTTCGTCAACCTCGATATGGAGGAGTACCGCGACGTCCGTATCACCATCGACGCCTTCAAAAAGGTCCTCTCCCGGGAGGAGTTCGCGCAGCTGCACGCCGGCATCGTCGTCCAGGCCTACCTCCCCGACGCCCTCACCTACATCCGGGAACTGGCCGACTGGGCCAAAGTCCGCGTCGATGCCGGAGGCGCGCCGATCAAGATCCGCATCGTCAAGGGGGCCAACCAGGAGATGGAACTGACCGAGGCCTCCTTGCGCGGCTGGCCCAACGTCACCTATGCGCACAAGGCGGAATCGGACGCCAACTACAAAAAGGCGATGGATTACCTGCTCGACCCCGCCGTCGCCCCCTACGTGCACACCGGCGTTGCCTCGCACAACCTCTTCGACCATGCACTGGCCATGCTGCTCGCCAAAGCGCGCGGTGTGGAGCCATACGTCACTGCCGAGATGCTCGAGGGGATGAGCGAAGCGGCCTACCGACTTCTCAAAGCCGAGGGGCGCAGTGTCATCCTCTACGCCCCGACGGCGACCAAAGAGACCTTTACAAACGCCATCGCCTACCTGGTGCGGCGCTTCGATGAGAATACCGCCGAACAGAACTTCCTGCGCCACAGTTTCGGCCTGCGGGTGGATACCCCGGAGTGGGAGCTGCTCGTCAAGACCTTCGACGATGCCGTCGCCCTCATCCCCTCGCTCTCCGAAGCCCCCAACCGCACCCAGGACCGCACCCGTCCGATCGAAAAAAGCGACATCGATCCCGCCGTCTACCATTTCGAGAACGAACCCGATACGGACTTTATCCTTCCCGCCAACCGCGCCTGGGCGGAGGCGATCCGCGACAAGTGGCAGCATATCGGCGAGCGCGGCGGCTTCAGCGCCTACCCCGTCGTCGGCGGAAAGGTCGTGCAGCGCGACGAAACGGTCACGGTCATAGACAAGTCCCAGTACTATGAAGGCAAACGTGCGGGCGCCTATGTCGAAGCGACCCCGGAAGATATGAAAAGTGCCATCGCTACGGCCAAGGCCGACCCCGACGGCTGGCGGGCACTGACACCGCACGCGCGCCAGAAGATCATGATGGAGGTCGCCCACAAGATCCGGCTCGCCCGGGGCGACCTCATCGGCGTAGCAGCCGCCGAAGTCGGTAAAGTCTTTACCGAGACCGACGTCGAAGTGAGCGAAGCGATCGATTTCGTCAACTTCTACCCCTACAGCGTCACCAAGCTGGACGGACTGACGGGTGTCGAGGCCAGGGGCAAAGGGGTCGGTCTCGTTATCAGCCCCTGGAACTTTCCCGTCGCCATCCCGACCGGGGGGATCGCCGCAGCCCTCGCGGCGGGCAACACGGTGATCCTGAAACCCGCCGAAGCCTCCATCCTCACCGCCTACCGCCTCTGCCAATGCTTCTGGGAGGCGGGGGTCAGTATGAACACCCTGCAGTTCATCCCGGGACGCGGTTCGGAGGTCGGGAAACATATGATCCCCAGCGAGGCGATCGACTTTACCATCTTCACCGGCGGCGAAGAGACGGCATACCGCATCATCAAGGCCCGTCCCGGCATCCACCTGAGTGCGGAAACGGGGGGCAAGGACGCTACCATCGTCACGGCGATGGCGGACAGGGACCAGGCGATCGGCCACGTCATGGCCTCGGCCTTTCACAACTCCGGGCAGAAGTGCTCGGCGACCTCGCTGCTCGTGCTGGAAAAAGAGCTCTACGACGACGCGGAGTACAAACGGCAGCTCAAAGAGGCGGCGGAGTCAATGCAGACCGGCTCCGTCTGGGATTTCAGCAACCGCGTCGGCACCCTTGTCGACCGTCCGGCGGGCAAACTTGAACATGCCATCGAGACCCTGGACGAGGGCGAGGAGTGGCTGCTTGCACCGGACTACGCCGACCAAGGCAACCCCTATATGCTGAAGCCTTCCATCCGCTGGGGGACCGCGCCGGGGGATTTTTGCCATATGAACGAGCTTTTCGGCCCGGTGCTCAGCGTCATGCGCGCCGAAGACCTCGAAGAGGCCATCGCGATCGTCAACGCCACCGGCTACGGCCTCACCTCCGGACTGGAGTCCCTCGACCGCCGCGAACAGGAGCAGTGGAAAACGGCGCTGCTCGCGGGGAACCTCTATATCAACCGCGGCACGACGGGGGCCATAGTGCTGCGCCAGCCCTTCGGCGGCATGCGCAAATCAGCCATCGGCAGTGGCAGGAAAGCGGGCGGCTTCAACTACGTCAGCCAGTTCATGCAGATCACCTACCGTGAGACCAACCTCTACGAGTCCTGTTCCACCCCCTTCACCGACCGGATGCGGGTGATGCTCCAGCGCGACACGGTCTTTCACGACGAGTGCGAAAGGGGCCTGCGCCACCTCTGCCACTTCGCACACTGGTATGAGACCGAGTTTATGAAACCCCATGACTACGCCCATATCCGCGGCGAGTCCAATGTCATCCGCTACCTGCCGGTCGCGAGCGTCCTGCTGCGCCTCGAAGAGGGGGACAGCCTCGAGGAGTCGCTTGCCACGATCATGGCCGTCAGGATGGTCGGTGCACGGCTGCACATCTCCCTGCCCGAACACTCTAAGCAGGCGGAGTTCCTCTGGCTCGAATCGAAGCAGGCGAGCCTGCTCGGGGAGCACGACACCATCACCCGCGACAGCGAGGCGGTATTGATCGACCGGATCCCCCATTACGAACGGGTCCGCTTCCTCCGCCCCGAGAACGTCTCCCCGGCCCTCTTCAACGCCGTGACCGACCGGGCCGTCTACATCGCCAGGGAGCCCTTCGTCGCCCACGGACGGATCGAACTGATGCACTACTTCATCGAACAGAGCATCTCCAACAGCTATCACCGCTACGGCAACCTCGGCATTGCCGGCCTGCACCCGGATGAGGAGGTATAA
- the mraY gene encoding phospho-N-acetylmuramoyl-pentapeptide-transferase, with the protein MLYWFYELLDINLLQYITVRAGVAFFLALCMTLFLMPVFIRWAQKTSSVQPINDYAPDRHREKAKTPTMGGVVFIVSTLIASAITVRYDNFFALGGMLVLALFMLIGFKDDYAKIDKQHNLAGLTARAKLMFQIGAALAGALFLRFAAGLDTELYVPFYKHPLFDMHLFALLFWVLVMVASSNAVNLTDGLDGLATVPSVFALMTLGVFVYVIGHAGLSAYLLMPNFPAGEASVVAAALIGALIGFLWFNSHPAEVFMGDSGSLAIGAFIGYLGIVAKSEFLLLLIGLIFVIETVSVIIQVGSFKLRKKRVFLMAPIHHHFEMKNWAENKIIVRFWIIAMLSNLAALITLKIR; encoded by the coding sequence ATGCTTTACTGGTTTTACGAACTTCTGGATATCAACCTGCTGCAATACATTACCGTCCGTGCCGGCGTCGCCTTTTTCCTGGCGCTCTGCATGACCCTTTTCCTGATGCCCGTGTTCATCCGCTGGGCCCAGAAGACCTCCAGCGTCCAGCCCATAAACGACTACGCGCCCGACCGCCACCGCGAAAAGGCAAAGACCCCGACGATGGGGGGCGTCGTCTTCATCGTATCGACCCTGATTGCGTCGGCCATCACCGTACGGTACGACAACTTTTTCGCCCTGGGCGGGATGCTCGTGCTCGCACTCTTTATGCTGATCGGATTCAAGGACGACTACGCCAAGATCGACAAGCAGCACAACCTCGCCGGCCTTACGGCGCGCGCCAAACTGATGTTCCAGATCGGCGCCGCCCTTGCCGGGGCCCTTTTCCTGCGTTTCGCGGCGGGGCTCGATACGGAACTCTACGTCCCCTTTTACAAGCATCCGCTCTTTGACATGCACCTCTTCGCCCTGCTCTTCTGGGTCCTCGTCATGGTCGCGTCCTCCAACGCCGTCAACCTCACGGACGGCCTCGACGGCCTGGCGACGGTCCCCTCCGTCTTTGCCCTGATGACCCTGGGCGTTTTCGTCTATGTCATCGGGCACGCGGGCCTCTCCGCCTACCTGCTGATGCCGAACTTCCCTGCCGGGGAAGCCTCCGTCGTCGCTGCGGCACTGATCGGTGCGCTGATCGGCTTTTTGTGGTTCAACTCCCACCCCGCCGAAGTCTTCATGGGTGACAGCGGTTCTTTAGCCATCGGCGCCTTCATCGGCTACCTCGGCATTGTTGCCAAAAGCGAGTTCCTGCTCCTGCTCATCGGGCTCATCTTCGTCATCGAGACGGTCTCCGTCATCATCCAGGTCGGCAGCTTCAAACTGCGCAAAAAGCGGGTCTTCCTGATGGCCCCCATCCACCACCACTTCGAGATGAAGAACTGGGCGGAGAACAAGATCATCGTCCGCTTCTGGATCATCGCCATGCTCTCGAACCTGGCCGCACTGATCACGCTGAAAATCCGTTAA
- the gpmI gene encoding 2,3-bisphosphoglycerate-independent phosphoglycerate mutase codes for MGQKTVLVITDGVGYSQRTEANAFYHAKKPTYEKLFAEVPHALIDTFGLSVGLPEGQMGNSEVGHMTIGSGRVLYQDLVKISLAVAEGTLAGNPALTALLERSDTLHLVGLFSDGGVHSHLDHTIALAKIGEAAGKKVWLHLITDGRDVSPTSAPHYLEKLQEALSPNVRIATIGGRFYTMDRDNRWERVQSGYDAIVTAQPASDLSPSAYVEASYARKETDEFIVPAAFNGYGGMKAGDAVLVTNFRSDRVREITTALASPEFAEFDRPFAVANIATMTEYDKSFSYPVLFRKETPKNTLAEVISSRGLRQLHTAETEKYAHVTFFLNGGIDEPYTNEARVLVPSPKVKTYDLQPEMSAPAVGDAVLSAMDEGYDFIVVNFANGDMVGHTGVYDAAIKAVEAVDRELGRIVEKAKVKDYAMVLTSDHGNCEEMWDEQGNVLTNHTVGKVWAFVMAEGVEKVHPGGLNNIAPTVLELMGVDKPAEMDDSLL; via the coding sequence ATGGGACAAAAGACAGTACTCGTGATCACGGACGGTGTCGGCTACAGCCAACGGACGGAAGCGAACGCTTTTTACCATGCCAAAAAGCCGACCTATGAGAAACTGTTCGCGGAGGTTCCCCACGCACTGATCGATACCTTCGGCCTGAGCGTCGGCCTGCCCGAGGGGCAGATGGGGAACTCCGAAGTAGGTCATATGACCATCGGGAGCGGCCGGGTGCTCTACCAGGACCTCGTCAAGATCTCCCTCGCCGTGGCCGAAGGGACGCTGGCAGGCAACCCGGCATTGACGGCGCTGCTGGAGCGTTCCGACACGCTGCACCTCGTCGGCCTCTTCAGTGACGGCGGGGTCCATTCGCACCTTGATCATACGATCGCGCTGGCAAAGATCGGCGAAGCGGCGGGCAAGAAGGTGTGGCTCCACCTCATTACCGACGGTCGCGACGTCTCGCCGACGTCCGCACCCCACTACCTGGAGAAGCTGCAGGAGGCCCTGAGCCCGAACGTCCGGATCGCGACCATCGGCGGCCGCTTCTATACGATGGACCGGGACAACCGCTGGGAACGCGTCCAGAGCGGCTACGACGCGATCGTGACCGCGCAGCCTGCCAGTGACCTCTCACCTTCAGCCTATGTCGAAGCCTCCTACGCGAGGAAAGAGACGGACGAGTTTATCGTCCCGGCAGCCTTCAACGGTTACGGGGGGATGAAAGCGGGCGACGCCGTGCTCGTCACCAATTTCCGCAGCGACCGCGTCCGCGAGATCACGACGGCGCTGGCCTCGCCGGAATTCGCCGAGTTCGACCGCCCTTTCGCCGTGGCAAACATCGCGACGATGACGGAGTATGACAAAAGCTTCAGCTACCCGGTCCTCTTCCGGAAAGAGACGCCGAAAAACACCCTGGCGGAAGTGATCAGCAGCCGGGGACTTCGCCAGCTCCATACGGCGGAGACGGAGAAGTACGCCCACGTCACCTTCTTCCTCAACGGCGGCATCGACGAGCCCTATACGAATGAAGCGCGGGTGCTCGTGCCGAGCCCGAAGGTCAAGACCTACGACCTGCAGCCGGAGATGAGCGCTCCCGCGGTCGGTGACGCTGTTTTGAGCGCGATGGACGAAGGGTACGACTTCATTGTCGTCAACTTCGCCAACGGCGACATGGTCGGCCATACGGGTGTTTACGACGCCGCGATCAAGGCCGTCGAAGCCGTCGACCGTGAACTCGGCCGCATCGTGGAGAAGGCGAAAGTGAAGGATTACGCGATGGTCCTCACCTCCGACCACGGCAACTGCGAGGAGATGTGGGACGAGCAGGGCAATGTGCTCACCAACCACACCGTCGGCAAGGTCTGGGCCTTCGTCATGGCCGAAGGGGTTGAAAAAGTCCACCCCGGCGGTCTCAACAACATCGCCCCGACGGTCCTCGAACTGATGGGCGTGGACAAACCGGCCGAGATGGACGACAGCCTCTTATAG
- the murD gene encoding UDP-N-acetylmuramoyl-L-alanine--D-glutamate ligase, translating to MQHKRTSLFGYGITTRAIAKAFGPFTFYDDNVHKPFTDDDGNRVRPTAEFDPRYSDLEIPSPGIPPEHPLIQKAAHLVSEYDLFLSPLSRPPFTPEAKPFTVWITGTNGKTTTTQMLTHLLADKGALSGGNIGTPLAALNTKAPLWVLETSSFTLHYTHEAKPDLYVVLPITPDHVSWHGSEQAYIDDKLKPLAQMREGETVLLPRAYADMPTDAFVIPYDDAQDLAAFFGFDTERIRFKGPFLLDALLAMAVDRLLFDRIDYEKMNAFVLDPHRQEEFSDAQKRLWVNDTKATNIDAALAAVRRYADRPIHLIVGGDDKGVDMMPLFEALADVDVTLYTIGSNQAKLDALSERFGIPFESCGVLTEAVKRIADVHTLESVALLSPACASLDQFPSYAVRGNTFKEAVANLS from the coding sequence ATGCAGCACAAACGCACCTCCCTTTTCGGCTACGGCATCACGACCCGCGCCATTGCCAAGGCCTTCGGTCCCTTTACCTTCTATGACGACAACGTCCACAAACCTTTTACCGACGACGACGGCAACCGGGTGCGTCCCACGGCGGAGTTCGACCCGCGCTACTCCGACCTTGAGATCCCATCACCCGGGATCCCGCCCGAGCATCCGCTGATCCAAAAAGCGGCCCATCTCGTCAGCGAGTACGACCTCTTCCTCTCGCCGCTGTCGCGTCCCCCTTTTACGCCGGAAGCGAAACCTTTTACCGTCTGGATCACCGGCACCAACGGCAAAACGACCACCACGCAGATGCTCACCCACCTGCTCGCCGACAAGGGAGCGCTTTCCGGCGGCAACATCGGCACCCCGCTGGCCGCGCTGAATACCAAGGCACCGCTTTGGGTCCTGGAGACGAGCTCGTTTACCCTGCACTATACCCATGAGGCGAAACCGGACCTCTACGTCGTGCTGCCGATCACCCCGGACCACGTGAGCTGGCACGGCAGCGAACAGGCCTACATCGACGACAAACTGAAACCCCTGGCACAGATGCGCGAGGGCGAGACCGTCCTGCTGCCGCGCGCCTATGCCGATATGCCGACGGACGCCTTCGTCATCCCCTACGACGATGCCCAGGATCTCGCCGCCTTTTTCGGTTTCGACACGGAACGTATCCGCTTCAAAGGCCCCTTCCTCCTCGACGCCCTTCTGGCCATGGCTGTCGACCGGCTCCTCTTCGACCGCATCGATTATGAGAAGATGAACGCCTTCGTCCTCGACCCGCACCGCCAGGAGGAGTTCAGCGATGCACAGAAGCGCCTCTGGGTCAACGACACCAAGGCCACCAACATCGATGCGGCCCTGGCCGCCGTCCGCCGCTACGCCGACCGCCCCATCCACCTCATCGTCGGCGGGGATGACAAGGGGGTCGACATGATGCCGCTCTTCGAAGCCCTCGCCGACGTCGACGTCACCCTCTACACCATCGGCAGCAACCAGGCGAAGCTTGATGCCCTCTCCGAACGTTTCGGCATCCCCTTTGAGAGCTGCGGGGTCCTGACCGAAGCCGTCAAACGGATCGCCGATGTGCATACCCTGGAAAGTGTTGCCCTGCTCTCCCCGGCCTGCGCCAGCCTGGACCAGTTTCCCTCCTACGCCGTACGCGGAAACACTTTTAAAGAAGCCGTCGCCAATTTAAGCTAG